The Coffea arabica cultivar ET-39 chromosome 4e, Coffea Arabica ET-39 HiFi, whole genome shotgun sequence genome includes a window with the following:
- the LOC140005880 gene encoding inositol oxygenase 1-like: MTILVEQPEFGINEVEEKGIQKNERELVLDGGFSVPQANAFGQNFRDYDAESARQQGVENFYRTNHIYQTYDFVKKMREGYGKLDKVEMSIWECCELLNEVVDESDPDLDEPQIEHLLQTAEAVRKDYPNEDWLHLTALIHDLGKVLNLPSFGELPQWAVVGDTFPVGCAFDESIVHHRYFEENPDYANPAYNTKCGVYSEGCGLDNVLMSWGHDDYMYLVARGNKTTLPSAGLFIIRFHSFYALHRSGAYKYLMNEEDEQNLKWLQIFNKYDLYSKSKVRIDVEKVKPYYLSLIDKYFPAKLRW; encoded by the exons ATGACTATCCTCGTTGAACAGCCAGAGTTTG GAATTAATGAGGTAGAGGAAAAGGGGATCCAAAAGAATGAAAGGGAATTGGTATTGGACGGGGGCTTTTCTGTGCCTCAGGCCAATGCTTTTGgccaaaattttag GGATTATGATGCTGAAAGTGCAAGGCAACAAGGGGTTGAGAATTTCTACAGGACCAATCATATTTACCAAACATATGATTTT GTAAAGAAGATGAGAGAAGGGTATGGGAAGTTGGACAAGGTGGAAATGAGCATATGGGAATGCTGTGAACTTCTCAATGAAGTGGTTGATGAAAGTGATCCTGATTTGGATGAACCTCAAATCGAGCACTTATTGCAGACTGCTGAAGCCGTCAGAAAAGATTATCCTAATGAAGATTGGCTACACTTGACCGCCCTGATCCATG ATCTTGGGAAGGTTCTTAATCTTCCGAGCTTTGGAGAGCTCCCTCAGTGGGCCGTTGTAG GTGACACATTCCCAGTTGGGTGCGCTTTTGACGAATCAATTGTCCACCACAGG TACTTCGAGGAAAATCCTGACTACGCTAATCCTGCGTACAACACCAAATGTGGAGTTTATTCTGAAGGTTGTGGACTGGACAACGTGCTGATGTCTTGGGGCCATGATGACTACATGTATCTG GTGGCCAGAGGGAACAAGACAACACTGCCATCTGCTGGCCTTTTTATCATCAGATTCCATTCCTTTTATG CATTACACAGGTCAGGAGCATACAAGTACTTGATGAACGAGGAAGATGAGCAGAATCTCAAGTGGCTTCAAATATTCAA TAAATATGATCTCTATAGCAAGAGCAAGGTCAGAATTGACGTGGAAAAGGTCAAGCCTTATTACCTCTCTCTCATCGACAAG TATTTCCCGGCGAAGCTACGATGGTGA